CTGGAGGCACGGTCTGGGAGGAGGACGGCGATGGCTCGCATCACGGGCGAGGTCATGATCGACGCGCCGGTCGAGGAGGTGTTCGACCTGGTCGCCGACGAGCGCAACGAGCCGAGGTACAACCCCCGCATCGTCCGCGCCGAGAAGGTCAGCGAGGGACCGGTGGGCCGGGGCGCCCGTTTCGTCGCCGAGCCCAAGGGCATGGGCAGCCGGGGCGAGATGACCCTCGAGATCCTCGACTACGACCGGCCGCACCGCCTCCACAACGTCATACGGTCTTCCTACCTGCAGGTCGACGGGACGCTGACCTTCGACGAGGTCGGCGGACGGACGAGGCTGCGGTGGGACTGGGACATGGACCTGGTCGGGGCTTCACGGATCCTGTCGCCGGTGCTGGCGCTGGTCGGCCCCCGGTGGGAGCGCCGGAACTGGGTCGACCTCAAGCACTACCTGGAGTCGCGAGCAGGCTGAGCCGGCTCAGGGGTTGCGCCCGAGGACGAACGCCTGGTCGTGCTCACCGTCGAACGAGTCGGGAACCCTGGCCCGCGCGCACCGCGCCACGACCGCGAGGCCCGCCGCCGCGAACGCGTCGGCCATCTCGTCGGCGGTCCGCAGGTGCAGCTGGCGTGCGTGGCCCTGGTCGTAGGCGTTGCTCAGCATCCGGCTGCCCACGCCGGCCTGGAAGCCGGTGAGGACGTGGCCGCCGGGCGCCAGGACCCGAGCAAGCTCGCTGAGCATCCCGACCAGCTCGTCGGGTGGGACGTGGATGAGGGAGTACCACGCGAGCACGCCGGCGAAGCTCTCGTCCGCGAAGGGAAGGCGGCCGGGGGTGACGACGTGGAAGTCCACGTCCGGGTGGTCCGCTCGGGCGATCGCGACCATTCCGTCAGACAGGTCGGCACCCGTGACGTCGAGGTCGAGCTCCTGCAGCGTCGGGACGAGTCGGCCTGTGCCACAACCGAAGTCAAGCATCGACCGCGAGGAGCCGGACGGGACGTGCTCCCCGAACGCCGTGATCATCGCCCGGTCGACGGGCTGCTCCGCACGAAGGTCGGGGATGCGCTCGCGGTAGGCCGGTGCCATGGCGTCGTAGGCGCTCCGCACGCTGTCCCAACCCGTCACGGGACCGACCCTAGCCGGAGGGTCGCTCAGGATCTCAGCGGTGCAGTCGCACTGCTGCGGTGGATCTGCTCCGCGAAGCGCCGCGCCAGCTCACGGGCGGCCTCGGCCGACCGGGGCTCGGCCACCTCGGCCGCCCGGCGCAGCTCGTCCGGGTCGATCCCGTCGTCGGCCAGGGCCGCGTCGTCCCATGAGTCCAGCCGCGAGGCAGCGGCCTCGGGGTGGAACTGCACGCCCCACGCAGCCGCGCCGACCCGGAAGGCCTGCACGCGGCATACCTCCGAGGTCGCCAGCAGCACGGCACCCCGAGGGAGATCGACGACCTGGTCGCGGTGGTTCTGGA
This Knoellia sp. p5-6-4 DNA region includes the following protein-coding sequences:
- a CDS encoding SRPBCC family protein, producing MARITGEVMIDAPVEEVFDLVADERNEPRYNPRIVRAEKVSEGPVGRGARFVAEPKGMGSRGEMTLEILDYDRPHRLHNVIRSSYLQVDGTLTFDEVGGRTRLRWDWDMDLVGASRILSPVLALVGPRWERRNWVDLKHYLESRAG
- a CDS encoding class I SAM-dependent methyltransferase, with translation MTGWDSVRSAYDAMAPAYRERIPDLRAEQPVDRAMITAFGEHVPSGSSRSMLDFGCGTGRLVPTLQELDLDVTGADLSDGMVAIARADHPDVDFHVVTPGRLPFADESFAGVLAWYSLIHVPPDELVGMLSELARVLAPGGHVLTGFQAGVGSRMLSNAYDQGHARQLHLRTADEMADAFAAAGLAVVARCARARVPDSFDGEHDQAFVLGRNP